CAGGGTCCACGTGGACCCCGCGGCGGAGTCCTTGGGGCGCGGATTCCGGCGCCGGTTTCCGAGGCTCCCGCCCCGCACGGCCCCCGGGCCCTGGCCAGAGGGGCAGGGCCGCGGTCCTCGGCGCCGCGCGCGCGCACTCACCGGCCGCGCTCCCGAGCCACTCGCGCCGCAGCCGCCGGCCCGCGCGCTCCGAGGTCCGGCCGAATCGTCGGGGAGCGGGCGCAGGCTTCAGTGCGCAGGCGCCTCGGCCTCACTTCCCCAAAGCGCGGGGCCGGGACTTCCTCGCGCGGGCAGACGCCGGCCCGGCCCGCCCCGCCCGGCGCGCCCCGCCCCGCGTTCGGCCGGCTCCTCGCCCCACGCGCCCACTCCCCATCGCCCCGCGCGCAGGAGCGCGGCGCCTCCGTCCCCACCGTCGCTTAGGATGGCCTGTGCAGATGATGGGGCCTCTGGCCCCCCGGGGCGGCTGAGTTGGTACTGCGGCAGCTGGGGGTGTGGCCGTGCCCCAGCTCTGCTCGGCAGGGCCGGTCCAGCGTTGCCGttacggggtggggtggggtggggtggaggttgTGGGGGGGGGCGTCCCCATAGGTTACTTGCCCCGCTCGAGGGAGAGGCCCCCTGGAAAGGACTGTCCCCCGTGGTCAGTCCCGGCCTGGCCCTAGCCTCTCTGGCACTGGgtgtcctcacctgtgaaataggGTTAAGGGCGCGCTGTCACCGTGCTGTAGGGGACTTCCCAAGGAAGGGGGTTCCTGGGCTTCGGTGCCAGTGATGCCGGGGGTACTGGTTCTTATATGCGGGGTCGCCAAATGTCCCTGTCTGCGGGGCCTGGCTGAGTCCCTTTCAACCCCTCCAGTTGCCCCCAGATGTTCTACAGTTTAAAGCCACACCTCCCCTTTGCCACGAATGCCCGTCCCTTCTCTTCGGACAACTCTCCTCGTATCTTATGACCTGGTATAGCTGTGAGTTAAATCCCTCATCCCAGCATGCTTTGGGCCAGTGTCTGCGTGGCCCTGGCCCCCGACCGTAGGCAGCTCCTGTCCCCGGCGCCCAGGGCCCGCTCACAATCTTATGACCTGGTATAGCTGTGAGTTAAATCCCTTATCCCAGCATGCTTTGGGCCAGTGTCTGGGGGGCCCTGACCCTGCTCTGGAAGTGGTCTGCAGTGTCTGAGTCCCCCTGGCCTGTGAGTTAAATCCCTTATCCCAGCATGCTTTGGGCCAGTGCCTGCGTGGCCCTGGCCCCCGACCGTATGCAGCTCCTGTCCGCGGCGCCCAGGGCCCGCTCACAAAGTGCCTTCCAGTTGCTCGGGTTGCAGGTGCTCGCTGTCTTCCGCGCTCTTGGGGGCATAAAGGGCAGTGGAGATTTTACGTGCGCTCCTCATTCATCCAGCAAATGTCTGCGTGTCCCCTGTGTGCCAGTCAGTGGGACCTGGCAGCGAGCAGGACAGACAAGCCCCGGAGCAGACAAGAAGTGGACTTGCAGACTGGGTGAGAGGTGAGGAGAGCTAAGGAGAACCACAGAGCGACGAGGGGGGCGTTTCAGTGCTACCGCTTGCTCAGCACGGGACGGAGCTGGAGCCGCTGGCAGGGCAGCAGGGCAGGAGCTGAGCTGAAGAGGGTGCGGGCCAAggtcagggaggagagaggggcccTGCAGTCCGGGGGACGTCTTGATGCCCTGTGCCCAGGGGGCTTGGCTGCCATGTTGACAGCCTGGCTGGGACAGGGCAGAGGCTGGAAGCCTGCCCAGATGGGAGGTGGCTGCTTCGTATTTAGCTTAGATAACAGTCCCGGGCAGTGGGTCCTTCAGAGACGGGCCAGAGCttagtcaaggtcacacagccctgCCTACGCCATGGTACTTGACGTGGCATCTTCACCCGCCTCCTGAGACGTGTGGGGCAGCTGGATGCGGGTGTGGGTCAGCGCACTTCTCTTCCACTCAGGCCACACTCTACGCTTCtctggccctcccctccccctcccagccccccataCACTGTCCTTCCTCTCACCACCCCGGCATGTCCCCCGGCCACTTAGGCCTCTCCGTGCCCCTTGCCTCGGCCCTCCTGGGTCTTCTGCCCTTCCTCTGGGGAGTCTATCCCATATTCCACAGGAGGAACCAGGTGGGCCGGGCAGGGGCTCATTCAAGGCTGTGCAGCAGGTAATGTTGgggatgggatttgaacccaggaccctCTGTCTAGAGCatgagctcccagcccccagtacATTGGGCTGCGGCCTACATACTTTGCTTTCCCATGGCAGAAGCCTCCTTCAGGCCCTGCAGAATTGTCCTCGGCCACTTTCCTGGGCCTTCTCTGCAGACCGAGGACCCCTCCCTGGTGTGGGGATCAAAGGGTGCCCATGTGCCAGCCCCACGCCTGGTGCAGAGCTGTCTGTGAGGCCGCCCTCTTGCTGGCCTCCTCGGGGCGGTGGGTGCCTCTCTCATCCTCTGTCCTCAAGTGCCTGCCTGATGCCCTCCTTCCCCTCGCCCGAGCCACCTTCTCTTCCCCTGTTCCTTGTTTCCCCTACCTGCCTGAACTGCCCCCCGCATCCCCCCCCCCATAGAGAGCTCCCCCTCCCTCATGGAGCTTCCAGTCTCCAGCTCCACACACAGTTCTGGGCTTGGATCAACGCCAAGGGTGCAACGACCCAGAACAGGCGAAGGGTCCTGTGAGGGGAAGGGCTTGCTGAGGTCACAGAGGGCTCAGGTCCCCATTCTGAGCTGCGTCAGGGAGGGCACTGGCTGCCACAGAGCAGGATTCCTTGCTGGACCCCAGCTCTGACCTCTGCCAGTAGAGGGCCCACCCCTCCAGGACCAGTTCTCTGCTGCAGGCTGGCAACTCTGCCAGAGGCTCCTGGCAGGGGAGGGCCTTGTCTGAGGCCCCCCGCTCTGTAGCCTGCTGGACtgctgggagggaggaaaagggagagctGGCTAAGAGAAATCTCAGTCTCTGCGAAGAGCCTGTGTTGGGCAGGAGAGTAAGTTCTCGAGGGGGAGATCTGTCCAGAACATGGGAGGTTCTTCAGAATCCAGAGGGTTTGCAGGATGTGGGTTTGTCAGAATGGAAAGGGGCGGTGTCCTTCctgtcctctgtgtgtgtgtacgtgtgtgtggtggtggtggggtccaGTAAGGGGATCAAAGGGGCAGAGGAGGACTATCAAGATAGAAAGGAAGACCCGAGGGTGATTTCTGCCTGAAGGGTCTCCCCCTCCCCAGTCTCCTGGTCCTCTGAGGGTCTCCCAGGCATGGCTGACTGTCCAAAGGCCAGCTTTGGCTTCTGCAGTCACTCTCCTGTCCAGAATGTCACCTTCCTCGCTGACCCTCTGATGGAATGACCTGCAGTCTGGGGTCCTGCTTGGGTACCGCTTTCTCCCCGAGGCCGCCCTTACCTCTGGGGGTGTGACTGTTGCTGGGCCAGGCTCTTCCTCCCATCACACCCAGGCTGGGGGCTCCCACGGACTCACAGGGCACCAGATTGCCTGATGGGGGCAGCGTGGGATTTGGGGGATTCGGGGTGTCCCTGCCCCCTGTGAGTCTGATGTCAGCCAGCTTGTAGCTTTCCACTTTGTTGGAGGAGCTGCACTCTGAGTACCCCAATGCCTGTGACATCGGATGCATccatccttcccccttccctcccaggggACCTAGAGAAAGGAAGCCTAGACACCAGGGGGCGCTTTGAAAGTGAGAACTTTATGTAGGAGGGTGGGGCACAGTCGTGCACTGTGGGGTCGCCATCAACGCGGGAAGATGCTGCCATCGACTTTCTCCTCCAGAATGGTTTCCACGCGCCTCCGCTGCGGGGGAGGAGGTGCTGGGGCCGGGTGTGCGGGGCGGAGGGcgggcccccgcccctccccgcccctccccgcccctccccggccCTTCCCGGGCTCGCAGTCACCTCTCGACGGTCTAGGGGGTCTGGGATCCGCGTGGGCTTCAGCTGCGGCGGCAGGAACAGCTCCAGCCTGAGGGCGGCGCGCGCGGACTTCTGCCGCAGGATTAGGAGCGAGATCTCCTCCGCCTGCGGGTGCCGGGGTCAGGGCGCGGGGATGTTGCGGAGCCTTGGCGACGGGCGGCCCCGCCTCGCCCTCAGAACCCCCGGCCGGGTGGTCCCCCCGTCCCTTCctcgccccggccccgcccctgcctCACCCGCAGGCGGGCGTAGCGCAGTCGGAGAGCGCGGACTCGGCCGCGGGCCTCGGCGGCCTTGAGGACGCCGAGGACCTGGTCCTGGCTTTGCGCGGGCGTCTCGAGCTGCAGCGTCCACGCGCGCGGGTCAGGCATGCGGTACCCCAGCTCTGCTGACTGACTCGGGAAGACGGAAGCGGCCGCGCCCACGTCCTCCAGCAGGTCGCCGAAGAGCAGGTGGCTGTGGCGCTGCGCGGGCCGCATGGCCTCCAGGCCCTCCGGCGTGAGGGCCCAGCTCGGCGTCGGGGACTCCGCCTTGGCACACCTCACGCGGGCCCCTGCGCCCTGCGCGCCCTTACCCACTCGCTCCCGCGGGACCCTGCACGCGGTCCCTTCGCCGGCTCTGGCTGCATCCTCGGGCCCTGCCGAGGGAAGACGATGTCCCGATGTCCCGTTGGCGCCCGCTCCTTCGGTCTGACCCGGCCCCGCCTTGGGTTCCCAGCTCCGGCCCCTCTGGACCCTGTGCAGCTGGTCTCTGCGCCTTTGCCACAACCTCGCACACGTCCCGGTCAGCTCAGCCTCCTTACTCACTCCTGCATTCCGCTAGAACTTTCGGATCCACTCCCTTCCTGCCCACGGGCTGTTTCTCCCGCACTGGGAAGATGCAGAGACCCCTGAGTTGACCTCAGGCACCACCCAGGGGTGGAGACAGATTGAGGCTGCTGTGGGTGAGGCTAGGAGGACACTTCCTCCCATGCCAGGACCCTCGCTGTGGCCGTCCCCCATGTCTGCGTAGGCCTCAGACCCCTCTGTCTTAGTGTTAGGGGCTGGAGGTGGCGGGGGTGGGCCTTCATTATATCTTGGGCAGAGGACTCGTGCTTTTctgggagatgtgtgtgtgtttgatgttgTGTGGGTCCgtttgtgtgtctgtgggaggTCTCACTTGTGTGCGGCGGAGTCTCAGAGTCGAATGGACAGCTGGCTTGCTGCAGGGGAGACGCCATCCCCCCAGCCTGTCCCACGCTGGGTCTAGatggagtgagggagagaggagcCCAGGGAAAAGGTGGTAGAGAGGGAAGGGCCCCCGAGGTGGGAGAGGGAAACACCCCGGAAGTCCCGGTGCAGCCCTGCAGGGCTCCTTTCCTTGCCCGGCCCAGCCCACAGCACCTCAGACCCCGGACCCCAGGTCCTGGGCCGGGTCCTGGCCCACACTGGGACAGAGGCTGGCGTCCgcaccctcccccgccccgtcCCTAGCGGCGGCGGTCGAGCGCCCGGCCCTTGCCTCCCGTTTCCACACCCCATACTTTCTGCCTTCTCGGGTCTGGGCCTCCAACTCAGCCCAGACTCTCTGGGACTTGTTGGCGCGGTTGCTCGGCAACCAGGaggcccgcccctcccccaagccaACGGGGGCGGGGCGAGCCCTCGGGGAGGTGCATGGTCAGAACTTCGGTCCGAGTGCACCGAGGTCCCCGGCCAGATGCCCCGCCCCGGGACCTCCCGGCTGTCAAGGACCACGAGGGAGATGACCCTCAGCTTTAACAGCCCGGGTGCGCGCTCCTTCTTTTCTGAAGAGCCCCAAACGCACTCTTCTGCGGGCTGTGGGCCCAGCTTCCTGGCTGGAGAGGTCTTTGCTGGCTAGTTTTGGGGTCAGGGGGCGCAGATCTGAGGAGACCTTCGTGGTTGAGCCCCTTCCCCCTCTTCATGGCCCACGAGGCCTCCCACAGCAGAACTCAGGACTCTTCACCTCTTCCAGGGCAAGTCTGGGGGTTCCAGGGGTGGTGTAAGAACAGGGGTGGTGGTTTTTTTTAGAccattggttttgttttctttttttaaatatttatttattttctttctttttttcaaataaatttattcatttatttatttttggctgcattgggtctttgttgctgcgcacaggctttctctaggtgtggagagctgggggctactcttcgttgcggtgcgcgggcttctcatcgcggtggcttctcttgttgcggagcagggtctctaggtgtgcaggcttcagtagttgtggcacgggggctcagtagttggggctcgagggctctagagcgcaggctcagtagttgtggtgcacgggcttagttgctccgcggcatgtgggatcttcctggaccagggctcgaacccgtgtcccctgcattggcaggtggattcttaaccactccgccaccagggaagtcctttctttctttttttttggggctgtgttaggtcttagttgcggcgcgtgggctcttcgttgcggcacgcgggcttctctctagtggtgGTGTGCgcgttttctctctctccttgaggcacgtgagctcagtagttgtggtgcgcgggcttagttgccccgcggcatgtgggatctaagttccccgaccagggagcaaaccgcgtcccctgcgttggaaggcagattctttaccaccgaatcaccagggaagtccccagactcgGGTTTTGATTTCTGGGTCCTGGGTCCTAGatttctgtaatttatttgtgcatttgttaatttcataatattttagaaCTGATTCGCTTAATTGattaattctttaatttgttcatGCACTCATCAGATTATTCTGGGTTCAATAATCCATGTACTCATTCCACAGTTGATGTTAGGCCAGAATTAGTGCATTAAGTCCAGAATTTGTTAATGTACTGGTGGTTCCCACAGTGTAGACATGCCTCTTCCCTTCATTCATGGATGTGCCAAGGTGGGCACTGAGGCCCATGGATGGTGCCGTTTTGGGAGTTCACGACCTGAGTCCCTGAGGGGAGAGACTGTCCTGGCTTTGGGGGTGGCGTCTCAGCTGAGGTTCTGGCCTTTCCGAAGGAGGCTGTTGACTGTTGCCATTGTTTTTGGGAGTTTGCTCTGGCCTCCCAGTGAGAgggtaaggtttttttttttttaatacatctttatgggagtataattgcttcacaatgctgtgttagtttctgttgcacaacaaagtgaatcagccatatgcatacatacgtCCCCTCGCTTTTGTGGCCCCGTATCTCGGGAGCTGGCATGCCATCCCCCGCTTCCCAAAGCTGCATGGAACTGCCCATCCTTCCAGCCCCCAAGCCTTTGCAGGAGCTGTTCCCTGGATGCTTCCCCTTCCCGCCCCCGGCTGCCGCAGGGCTTGTGCCTGTAGGGTGAGGCCTGGGCCTTGGGATTCAGCATCACCGAGGAGCTTTTGAAGGCAAAGGTCTCTGGGCTCCAGAAGAAGCAGTGAGGGCTTAGGCAGGCTGACCTGCCTCCTTCAAGCAGTCCTCCTGGATACACGCAGCCCAGGCCAGCACCACCTCTGGCCCTCACTCTGCGCTCCCACAGGAGTGAGTTCTCTGAGACAGGAGTCTGGGCCCTCCTCTTAGCTTCCCAGGATCCTGGCCAGGGAGATGCAGGGGGGAAGTGACTTGCAAGAGTGGGAgttatggggggagggggagaatggGCGCACTCTCCTGCAGGAAGGGACTTGTAACTTTCCCTCTGTTTTTGTAGGATTGAAAACCTTTGACACCTGCTCCTCCTTAACTCCCAGAGGGCCTGGTGTTGGCATAGTTCACATTCCTGAGCGGAGCTTCTTCCTGCTTCTCTACCCCCCCAACAGCTCCCCTGGGAGGAGAGGTGCTCCCTGTGTCTGGGGCCCAGCCACTGTGAGGCCCTGGGCCACGTCTCCCGCCTGTTTCTCTGTCCAGGATTCATGTGTTTTTCAAGGGCTGATGGAAATGCTGAGATCTAAGAGCGTGCTGATCGACGCCAAGACCTGAAAACTTCAAAATAATATCAATAAGGATTATTAAATGACTGCAAAATTTAACATTATACTGCAAATCTACAATTCTGTCACAGTGTGTAAATGTTAGGAAGttaaaatcacaaggaaaaagtaatattttatgaaGAAGCCCAGAATTATGaaaatccttttacttttttttgcacgcaggcttttctctagttgcggcgagcgggggctcctctttgttgcggtgcgcgggcttctcattgcggtggcttctcttgttgcggagcacaggctctaggcacacgggctcagcagttgtggctcgcgggctctagagcacaggctcagtagttgcagctcacgggcttagttgctctgcggcatgtgggggtcttcccggaccagggcttgaacccgtgtcccctgcactggcaggtggattcttaaccactgcgccatcagggaagccccattgcttTTACTTTTCAACAGCACAACTGGCCTGGTGACTGAATTCCCTGGGGATGGCTGTTCTGGGTGAGGCTGCTGGCGACTGTGCTTTGATTCCCGTGCCCTACtccggggggtgtggggggtggcAAAGCATATGCGGACCGAGGGGCAGCAGACAGTGTGGCATCTGGCGTTGACGGGCCCTGAGTCACTGGGTGCAAGGGTGAGGTGCGTTCACCCCAGTTTGTGGGTGTCACCGGCACTCTGGGACCTGGGTCCTGCCCGGAAGGCCTGTGACCTCCAAGTGTAGCCCTGGTCAGGCTGTCACTTGATATGTGGCGGACCCGTGCTCTGTGCTGTCCTTCACGTAAGCTGCGTGTCTTGGGCTGTCGCTGGTGCCcttgcatgttttgttttgcctgCATATGACGTGTGTGCTTGAGGTTGTCTTGCTTCGATACAGATGCTCACACGTGTTACCTGCTGCCCCATGTGTAACACATATGTTCTGTGTCTTATCCTGGCCGTACAGGGCTCAAGAGAGGCTGGGCCATTTCCTGGGCCAGGCCCCCTTTGTGGGAATGCTGCAGGGTCCAGGGCTAGGGGCTACCATCCCCAGGGAGTGTCATCAGTACCCTGGCCTGGCCCCCCCACGATGTGTCCTCACGGGAGGTCTGTCCAGACTGGAACTCACACCCAGCGTCAAGGCAGCGTCCTAGCCCCGCCCTTTCCCCAGGCTCAAGGCCATTAGGAAACTGGCGGGCAGGTGGGCCCaggcagtgggggtgggaggggctgaggTTGGCTGCTCAGACCTCGGGGAGCCCAGGTCGGGGAGGCTGCAGGAGGGCGAGCCCCTGGGGTTCCTGCCCTGCTGGGGCTCCCAAGGTCAATGGGATGGGGCTTCGAGCTTTGCCTGGAGAATGTGGTGCACGTGTGTCCCCCGGGCGTCTGAGGCTTTGCTCTGCCTCTTCTCCCGCGTCTACCTTGTGCCTCACGTGCACCCTAGTGTGGGTTTGCGTGGGTGTGGCCCATGCGTCTGTGGGTCCCTTCGAGTGTCTGTGCATCCTCTGAGCACGTACCCACGTCTGTTTGTTTACCTGTGTGCCTACTTGGgcatctttgtgtgtgtttttgtgagtCTTTGTGTCCTGAGTGCCTCTGCGGATGTGCCCCATGTCTCCACACGTGTCCCTGGGTCGACTGCAGTGAAGATGCAGAGATAAGTCCTGTGGGACAGCCTGGGATGCTGAGCCCTAGGGTATTTGCCTGCTCTGTCCTCTCCTGATTCGCCAGGTATCCTAGCGACGCTGCTGCCAGTCGCCTAGCAACCAGGTCCCCATCCTTGGAGACAGATGCTCCAAGCAGGGGCTGGGCTGTGTGGGCAGAGCCCGGGCAGGAAGAACGACCCCTTGACTGGGTGGGGCCGGCAGTTCAGCTCAGGGTCACCCACGAGGCATGTGCCCCCAGGGATGGGCAGGAGGCAGCTCCATGTTGTGCCGTGTGGGTGCTGGGGGCCCAGGCTGTGAGGCAGTGATGTTCAGATGTTGTTCAGGGACCCATCCGCTGAAGCAGAGGCGCCCTTGCTGGGTCTTCAGGTGGCAGACAGACCTGGCTCTGAACGCTGTCTCTGCCCCTTTGACAGGTGGCCTCACGCTGCTGAGGTGCCCTTGTTGGCACGGAGGTGCTGCCGAGGGCCACAGtcaggggtggtgggggtggacaGGCTTGGCACCCAGGAGGCACGTGGGGCGCGCTGGACCGTCCAGACACCCTGCTTGCTTATGAGGCTCTGATCTGCTCAGGGCTGGCTGCGCAGGGCCCCAGCCACCCAACCGGCGGTCCCTGTGGCTCAGCTGCCCTGGGATCCCAGCTGAGGGGCGCTGTTCTGGGCATGGAACTCCGGCTGGGGCAGGTCTGAGTCCGTCCAAGGCCCTGCTTCTGAGTGAGATGCGGCTTCACGTCTGTCTCTGTCTTGTGTGTGTCTCTCCGAGTCTCCGTTCcatgtctttgtgtgtttctgcaTGTCCTTTGTGTCTGTTCTTGTGTGTTTGTCCCTGTGTCTCCATGTGTCTGTCCCTGAGTCCCTGTGcgtccttgtgtgtgtgtgtgtgtgtgtgtgtgtgtgtgtgtgtctccgtCCACGTGTCTGAGTTCTCATGTGCACCTCTATCCCTGTGTCCATGTGTTCGAGCCTGTCTCCGTCTGGGCTCTGTGGGTCCAAGCCTCTCTGTTTTTCATCTCTAAGGGTGCACCCTGGTCCTTGCCTCTGTCCCCGTCCAGCCTGGGGCCCCCTCCTCCATCCTGCACGGCCCCGCCCCCCTGGAGCCGcagcctgctcccctcccccagctccgtGCACCAGGCTGCTGCGTCTGGTCTGGCgtctgagaaggaaaaggagcagCTGCCACCGTGCGGCAGCCGCGGCGCCGTCCAGACCCGGAGCTGAGTCGGGCCGGcgctcccagccctgctctgccGCAGGCCGAGGGTTAGGGCCTCCGGGGTCCCAGCTCCCACGGAGGTCACCGAGGTAAGGCTGAGCCGCTGGGGGCTGGCGTGGAGGTGACCTGTGGTGGCCGCAGCTctcaggcagggctggggaggggcaggaggaggcccTGTGCCCAGTGTTCCAGGTGTTTCTGGGTGTGTCTTGGTCCCTTTTGTGTCTGCGTGTGCCCGAGGGCAGCTTtgggcatctgtgtgtgtgtgtgtgtgtgtgtgtgtgtgtgtgtgcgcgcgtgctgTGTGTCTGTGAGCCCCCATGGTGGACACATCCCGCTGTGTAAGCGCATCCGCCATCCCATGTGGGAGCCCGCAGGCCAGCTGAGActgtgtccctgtgtgtgtgcacgtgtgcccCGTCCCTGGCATACACGTTTGCGTGTCTCCGTGTgcccggtgtgtgtgtgtgcacacgcacgtgCCTCTGTGTCTGCGGCCTGGGGCTGGGTGGGTGCTGGGTGCTGCGCTCACATGTCCCTGTGCCTCCCCAGGTACCGTGGGGCTTTGCGTGCAGGGCGGGGCATGGAGTCCCTCTTCCCTGCCCCGTTCTGGGAAGTCCTCTACGGCGGCCACCTGCAGGGCAACCTGTCTCTCCTGAGCCCCAACCACAGCCTGCTGCCCCCGCACCTGATGCTCAATGCCAGCCACGGCGCCTTCCTGCCCCTCGGGCTCAAGGTCACCATCGTGGGGCTCTACCTGGCTGTGTGCGTCGGGGGGCTGCTGGGGAACTGTCTCGTCATGTATGTCATCCTCAGGTAGGCTGggcatcccccccgccccccgtctcCCACCGGTGGGTCCCGAGCAGCTTGCCGAGGGCatggagcaggggctgctctggcAGGCTTGGCACGCGGGGATCTCCCACCGCCTGTTCAATTCCTGGCCCCCTGTCACTGGGCAGGGTCGGTCCTGAGGCCCTGGTGGCTCAGCTCCTGAGGGCAGAGGCActtggctgggggagagggagaggcagggtccAGCCCGGGTGTGGGAGGAGGCACAGCTCTGTCCCAGATGGAGCGCCACCCTGACTCCTGAGAGATGACGCGCCATCTGAGCCGTGCGCCAGGCTCCCAGCCCAGCTGCCGCGTGAGGACCTCACGGGCCCCACAGTGATCCCGGAAGGCAGCTCTTGTCGGCGTCGTCCAGGCCCGGTGCTGGGGCAGCTTCACGAGGCCCCTTCCTCGGCTCCGGGGCTCCGTGCTCACCGCTGGTGTTTGGGCCGATTCCAGCATTTGCTGGTGCTCAGAATGGGAACGCTTGTGCGGTCAAGGGTGGCAGCCACGCTGCTGGGGGGACATAATGGGGGATGGTGTGGGGACATTGTGGAAGGATGGCCGAGACAGCATGAGGGGACAGCATGGGGA
This genomic stretch from Globicephala melas chromosome 15, mGloMel1.2, whole genome shotgun sequence harbors:
- the LKAAEAR1 gene encoding protein LKAAEAR1 produces the protein MQPEPAKGPRAGSRGSEWAESPTPSWALTPEGLEAMRPAQRHSHLLFGDLLEDVGAAASVFPSQSAELGYRMPDPRAWTLQLETPAQSQDQVLGVLKAAEARGRVRALRLRYARLRAEEISLLILRQKSARAALRLELFLPPQLKPTRIPDPLDRRERRRVETILEEKVDGSIFPR